One region of Rubinisphaera margarita genomic DNA includes:
- a CDS encoding 3TM-type holin, with protein sequence MQADINKVEAGHASIFVAGWRPFIGWVRAALTCFCPDGRRTPGRPSRL encoded by the coding sequence ATGCAAGCCGACATCAACAAGGTGGAGGCAGGACACGCCAGCATCTTTGTGGCGGGCTGGCGGCCGTTCATCGGCTGGGTTCGTGCAGCCCTTACTTGCTTCTGCCCTGACGGCCGCCGGACTCCCGGTCGACCTTCCCGCCTTTGA
- the cas9 gene encoding type II CRISPR RNA-guided endonuclease Cas9 (Cas9, originally named Csn1, is the large, multifunctional signature protein of type II CRISPR/Cas systems. It is well known even to general audiences because its RNA-guided endonuclease activity has made it a popular tool for custom editing of eukaryotic genomes.), whose protein sequence is MGRQSPWRLGLDLGTSSIGWAAIGLTRTRGVQPNSIWAAGVRIFEAGVEGDIEQGKDSSRATKRREARQPRRQNWRTQHRKEKLFARLSQLGLLPTTESGKSEDRKACLETLDSQLRETHLQNGDHEAFQKLTYILRSKAAQEPLSPHEVGRALYALAQRRGYLSNRKSQGDDDENSGKVASSISELQAGMNELGDESTISQYFVARVNPVDGSEDRIRHRYTSRDMFWREFDQIRQTQQGNLDLTEADWEELRELIFFQRPLKSQKQLIGRCDLEQGERRCEECLPVFQQFRILQKVNNLQAKQRFPANHGSNRARVRYSKATLFT, encoded by the coding sequence ATGGGCCGACAATCTCCTTGGCGACTTGGGCTGGATTTAGGAACTTCTTCGATTGGCTGGGCGGCCATCGGACTCACGAGAACCAGGGGCGTACAACCGAATTCCATTTGGGCAGCTGGTGTGCGGATTTTTGAAGCGGGTGTCGAAGGTGACATCGAACAAGGGAAAGATAGTTCCCGTGCGACGAAGCGCCGCGAAGCCCGCCAACCGCGCCGCCAGAACTGGCGAACCCAACACCGCAAAGAAAAGCTGTTTGCACGACTCTCTCAGCTGGGGCTATTACCGACCACAGAATCGGGCAAGTCCGAGGATCGAAAGGCGTGCCTGGAAACGCTGGACAGTCAGCTTCGCGAGACGCACCTTCAAAATGGAGACCACGAAGCGTTTCAGAAGCTAACCTATATTCTGCGATCCAAAGCGGCCCAAGAGCCGCTGTCCCCGCACGAAGTCGGTCGCGCCCTCTATGCGCTTGCGCAACGTCGCGGCTATCTCAGTAATCGCAAGAGCCAGGGGGATGATGACGAAAACAGCGGGAAAGTCGCGTCCAGTATCAGTGAACTCCAGGCCGGCATGAACGAACTCGGGGACGAATCGACGATCTCACAATACTTCGTCGCCCGTGTGAATCCGGTTGACGGCTCCGAAGATCGCATCAGACATCGATACACCTCTCGAGACATGTTCTGGCGAGAATTCGATCAGATCCGACAGACCCAGCAGGGTAACTTGGATTTGACTGAAGCGGACTGGGAAGAGCTGCGGGAACTCATCTTTTTCCAGCGACCCCTGAAATCTCAGAAGCAACTGATCGGCCGCTGTGATCTTGAGCAGGGCGAACGGCGCTGCGAAGAATGTCTCCCTGTTTTCCAGCAGTTCCGCATTCTGCAGAAGGTCAATAATCTGCAGGCCAAGCAGCGCTTCCCGGCGAACCACGGCAGCAATCGTGCAAGGGTACGTTATTCTA